The following coding sequences lie in one Gymnogyps californianus isolate 813 chromosome 18, ASM1813914v2, whole genome shotgun sequence genomic window:
- the MIGA2 gene encoding mitoguardin 2 has product MAFRRTEGMSIIQALAMTVAEIPVFVYTTFGQSVFSQLRLSPGLRKVLFATALGTVALALAAHQLKRRRRRKKQIAPEKCGFKPGGITVPILPTRRVSSVKKGYSSKRVQSPGSKSNDTLSGISSIEPSKHSSSSHSLASMVVVNSSSPTPASAGMWEAQAMGDAGAIGDSSAESLYVQGMELFEEALQKWEQALTIRQRDSASTSTPVPWDSKKQQESMSENIPEEESQKREFAEKLESLLHRAYHLQEEFGSSLPSDSMLLDLEKTLMLPLTDGSLRLRTDDEDSSVSEDSFFSAAELFDSLHFEEIPFHLSKPVAAYEEALQLVKEGKVACRTLRTELLGCYSDQDFLAKLHCVRQAFQELLEDESNQLFFGEVGKQMVIGLMTKAEKNPKAFLESYEEMLHYALKQETWPTTQQELEGRGVVCMSFFDIVLDFILMDAFEDLENPPSSVLAVLRNRWLSDSFKETALATACWSVLKAKRRLLMVPDGFISHFYSVSEHVSPVLAFGFLGPKQQLSEVCSFFKHQIVQYLKDMFDLDNVRYTTVQSLAEDILQLSRRRSEILLGYLGTETSPEMNGMLPGENETLKELI; this is encoded by the exons ATGGCATTTAGAAGGACAGAGGGAATGTCCATCATCCAGGCCTTGGCAATGACCGTGGCAGAGATCCCCGTGTTTGTTTACACGACGTTCGGGCAG TCTGTCTTCTCTCAGCTGCGGCTCTCTCCAGGCCTGCGTAAGGTGCTGTTTGCTACAGCTCTCGGGACAGTTGCATTGGCTCTTGCAGCTCATCAGCTGAAGCGTCGTCGTCGTCGAAAGAAGCAGATTGCTCCGGAGAAGTGTGGCTTTAAGCCTGGAGGGATCACAGTGCCCATCTTGCCAACCAGAAGAGTCTCCTCCGTGAAGAAAG GGTACTCCAGCAAGAGAGTCCAGAGTCCTGGCAGCAAGAGCAATGACACGCTCAGTGGGATTTCCTCCATCGAGCCCAGCAAACATTCCAGTTCCTCCCACAGCCTCGCCTCG ATGGTAGTGGTCAATTCTTCAAGTCCAACACCAGCATCAGCAGGGATGTGGGAGGCCCAGGCAATGGGAGATGCTGGAGCCATTGGTGATTCCAGTGCAGAAAGCCTTTACGTTCAAG GCATGGAGCTGTTCGAGGAGGCCCTGCAGAAGTGGGAGCAGGCGCTGACCATCAGGCAGAGGGACAGTGCTAGTACCAGCACCCCTGTGCCCTGGGACagcaagaaacagcaagagagCATGTCTGAGAACATCCCAGAG GAGGAGTCCCAGAAAAGGGAGTTCGCTGAGAAGCTGGAGTCCCTCTTGCACCGAGCCTACCACCTCCAGGAAGAGTTCGGGTCTTCACTTCCATCAGACAGCATGCTGCTGGATCTGG agAAGACTTTAATGCTTCCATTGACGGATGGGTCATTACGGCTCCGGACAGATGACGAAGACAGCTCAGTTTCTGAGGACTCCttcttctctgcagcagag CTCTTTGACTCTCTCCACTTTGAGGAAATACCATTCCACCTCTCTAAGCCAGTAGCAGCATATGAAGAAGCTCTGCAGTTAGTGAAAGAAGGGAAAGTTGCGTGCCGGACGCTGAG GACAGAGCTCCTTGGCTGCTACAGCGACCAGGATTTCCTCGCGAAGCTGCATTGCGTCAGGCAGGCCTTCCAG gagctgctggaggatgAAAGCAATCAACTGTTTTTTGGAGAGGTTGGGAAGCAAATGGTGATAGGACTGATGACAAAAGCTGAAAAG AATCCCAAAGCTTTTCTGGAAAGCTACGAGGAGATGCTGCATTATGCACTGAAGCAAGAGACCTGGCCGACaactcagcaggagctggaaggaagaggg GTGGTGTGCATGAGTTTCTTTGATATTGTGCTGGACTTCATCCTCATGGATGCTTTTGAGGATCTGGAGAACCCGCCCtcctctgtgctggctgtgctgcgCAACCGCTGGCTCTCCGACAGCTTCAAGGAGACG GCTCTAGCAACTGCCTGCTGGTCagttctgaaagcaaaaaggaggCTTCTGATG GTACCAGATGGCTTTATCTCTCATTTCTACTCCGTATCGGAGCATGTCAGTCCTGTTCTAGCCTTTGGTTTTCTGGGGCCCAAGCAGCAGCTATCTGAAGTCTGCAGTTTCTTCAAG CACCAGATAGTACAATATCTAAAGGACATGTTTGATTTGGACAACGTGAGATACACAACAGTGCAGTCGCTGGCAGAAGACATTTTGCAGCTCTCGCGGCGGCGCAGTGAGATCCTCTTGGGATATCTGGGCACCGAGACTTCCCCTGAGATGAATGGCATGCTTCCTGGTGAAAATGAGACACTGAAGGAGCTCATCTGA